One Tautonia marina DNA window includes the following coding sequences:
- a CDS encoding FkbM family methyltransferase — MSVKSKVVEGVLKQFRRQGLQITRLPFPNDHPLNLLTLLADRIPHTGADFSLVQIGANDGVSNDPVHDLIIERGWSALLVEPLTDAFDRLKKTYENVDHVQCVNCAIGHTDGTMTLWRVAEAPGSPASRCTSFSRAVLAKQYRSIPNLESRIQPIEVPSFTLQTLLERCKVGRIDLLQIDTEGFDFEVIKMMFSTPIRPGIINFENNHLSYDDKVACARMLREQGYRYLSFGRDTTAFRTEGSVPA; from the coding sequence ATGTCCGTGAAATCGAAAGTGGTCGAAGGAGTCCTGAAGCAGTTCCGGCGGCAGGGGCTTCAGATCACGCGGCTTCCGTTCCCGAACGATCATCCGCTGAATTTGCTGACCTTGCTCGCGGATCGGATTCCGCATACCGGGGCGGACTTTTCGCTGGTCCAGATCGGGGCCAACGACGGCGTCTCGAATGATCCGGTGCATGACCTGATCATTGAGCGCGGGTGGTCGGCCTTGCTGGTCGAGCCGTTGACGGATGCGTTTGATCGCCTGAAAAAGACATACGAGAACGTCGATCATGTTCAGTGCGTCAACTGCGCGATCGGTCATACCGACGGCACGATGACCCTCTGGCGGGTGGCCGAGGCTCCGGGCAGTCCGGCAAGCCGTTGCACGTCGTTTTCGAGAGCGGTGCTGGCCAAGCAGTATCGGAGCATTCCGAACCTGGAGAGCCGGATTCAGCCGATCGAGGTGCCGTCGTTCACGTTGCAGACGTTGCTGGAGCGTTGCAAGGTCGGCCGGATCGACCTGTTGCAGATTGATACCGAGGGGTTTGACTTCGAGGTGATCAAGATGATGTTCTCGACCCCGATCCGGCCGGGAATCATCAACTTTGAGAATAATCACCTGTCGTACGACGACAAGGTGGCCTGCGCCCGGATGCTTCGCGAGCAAGGATACCGCTATCTTTCCTTTGGCCGCGACACGACGGCGTTTCGCACCGAGGGGTCGGTACCGGCCTGA
- a CDS encoding CsbD family protein, giving the protein MNAQTLQGHWNEIKGQLKQKWGQLSDQDLEFAEGNVDQLIGNIQRKTGESREAIEKHLDALINQGAAGLAAAAERFQHASHYASEHLRSGYENARASFYDQYGEAEELVRSNPMQSVGTAFGIGVLVGVTLGLLIRQR; this is encoded by the coding sequence ATGAATGCCCAGACACTTCAGGGCCACTGGAACGAGATCAAAGGACAGCTCAAGCAGAAGTGGGGTCAGCTCAGTGACCAGGATCTCGAATTCGCCGAGGGGAACGTCGATCAACTGATCGGCAACATCCAGCGCAAGACCGGCGAGTCGCGCGAAGCCATCGAGAAGCACCTCGACGCCCTCATCAACCAGGGTGCCGCCGGGCTCGCCGCCGCCGCCGAACGCTTCCAGCACGCCTCTCACTACGCGAGTGAGCACCTCCGCAGCGGCTACGAAAACGCCCGAGCCTCGTTCTACGACCAGTACGGCGAGGCCGAAGAACTCGTCCGCAGCAACCCCATGCAGTCCGTCGGCACCGCCTTCGGCATCGGTGTGCTCGTCGGCGTCACCCTCGGCCTGCTGATCCGTCAGCGCTGA
- a CDS encoding phage holin family protein, whose protein sequence is MVHQKTLTFFGVEVPDSLQGSLTELGHDMLTLADLQVRLAKTDLHATVQEARGPAIGLIVGLVVLVACVPIGLVGLAELIVWAEWLPRFGAYLAVAGGAALLAGLLAWLCLRSLSRSGSAFERSKHELRRNANWIVKVISEGGSFRLRQPQYWSRFR, encoded by the coding sequence ATGGTTCATCAAAAGACGTTGACTTTTTTTGGCGTTGAGGTCCCCGACAGCCTGCAAGGGAGCCTGACCGAGCTGGGGCACGACATGCTCACCCTGGCCGACCTTCAGGTCCGGCTGGCGAAGACCGATCTCCACGCCACGGTCCAGGAGGCCCGAGGACCGGCCATCGGTCTCATCGTCGGGCTGGTCGTGCTGGTCGCCTGCGTGCCGATCGGCCTGGTCGGCCTGGCCGAGCTGATCGTCTGGGCCGAGTGGCTGCCCCGCTTCGGCGCCTATCTGGCCGTCGCCGGAGGGGCCGCCTTGCTGGCCGGTCTGCTCGCCTGGCTCTGCCTCCGATCGCTCTCCCGAAGCGGCAGCGCCTTCGAGCGATCGAAGCACGAGCTGCGACGCAACGCCAACTGGATCGTCAAGGTCATCAGCGAAGGCGGCAGCTTCCGCCTCCGCCAGCCACAATATTGGAGCCGGTTCCGCTGA
- a CDS encoding GspE/PulE/PilB domain-containing protein: protein MHTVSSAVLDDPETLTMIVPSEVAFRHEVVPLVLEGETIVLGALDPENIAKADRLSSILARSVRLEQINRKILSQHQALLYQSDRARSRKSFAVAAAPAAASDDEDFVDSMLQEFPSDDELRPSLIQTHPPRPSALARHQYGDRSPSGITAQSDASGGSTGMFTFVVEEGQRVLMRRSNGTMDVVVGPKRVWRGRNQFRAMVHHVAHPGDYLIVRFRDGRQEHLPGPAEVWFDPRSHESVEVREALQIAAKEAVVVYSQKEGTANVQRRIEYGPALFMPRPGEWLHTFSWHASKGGSEGVVKIPNGLVFQKLWLMPDQMYHDVSDVRTSDDAVLRIRLMIFFELIDIDRMLDATHDPIGDFVNAASSDVVDFTGRHDFESFKRNTERLNELDTYRQLTGRAAQCGYRINKVVYRGYGAAERLQQMHDQAIEARTRLQLDRATEQQAQDLENFKLDSQLARAGKRRTEQAAEVSHELELDAQRLDAALKAEDARRAALREAARLDADQTRAALALDDAHRRDHLASLRDLGVDLTAFLTQSRADRVIELRSPLGGHGATHVHLDSSASSPSRSLGESS, encoded by the coding sequence ATGCACACCGTCTCCTCCGCCGTCCTGGACGACCCCGAAACCCTGACCATGATCGTCCCCTCGGAGGTCGCCTTCCGGCACGAGGTGGTCCCGCTCGTCCTCGAGGGAGAAACCATCGTCCTCGGTGCCCTCGACCCGGAGAACATCGCCAAGGCCGATCGCCTCTCGTCCATCCTCGCCCGATCGGTCCGGCTCGAACAAATCAACCGAAAAATCCTCTCCCAACACCAGGCGCTCCTCTACCAATCGGACCGCGCGAGGTCTCGGAAATCCTTCGCCGTTGCCGCCGCCCCGGCCGCCGCGAGCGACGACGAAGACTTCGTTGATTCCATGCTTCAGGAATTCCCGAGCGACGACGAGCTTCGCCCATCCCTGATCCAAACCCACCCTCCCAGGCCGTCCGCACTGGCGAGGCACCAGTACGGCGACCGTTCCCCATCCGGCATTACGGCCCAAAGTGACGCTTCTGGAGGCTCGACCGGCATGTTCACCTTCGTGGTTGAAGAAGGCCAGCGCGTCTTGATGCGACGGTCGAACGGCACGATGGACGTCGTCGTCGGCCCGAAGCGGGTCTGGCGGGGCCGGAACCAGTTCCGGGCCATGGTCCACCACGTCGCCCACCCCGGCGATTACCTGATCGTTCGCTTCCGAGACGGCCGCCAGGAACACCTGCCCGGCCCTGCCGAGGTCTGGTTCGACCCCCGATCGCACGAGTCGGTCGAGGTCCGCGAGGCCCTGCAAATTGCCGCCAAGGAAGCCGTCGTCGTCTACAGCCAGAAGGAAGGGACCGCCAACGTCCAGCGCCGGATCGAGTACGGCCCGGCCCTGTTCATGCCCCGCCCCGGCGAGTGGCTGCACACCTTCTCCTGGCACGCCTCGAAAGGGGGCTCCGAGGGGGTCGTTAAGATCCCCAACGGCCTCGTCTTCCAGAAACTCTGGTTGATGCCCGACCAGATGTACCACGACGTCTCCGACGTCCGGACCTCCGACGACGCCGTCTTGCGCATTCGCCTGATGATCTTCTTCGAATTGATCGACATCGACCGGATGCTCGACGCCACCCACGACCCGATCGGCGACTTCGTCAACGCCGCCTCCAGCGATGTCGTCGACTTCACCGGCCGCCACGACTTCGAGTCCTTCAAGCGCAACACCGAACGCCTCAACGAGCTCGACACCTACCGCCAGCTCACCGGCCGAGCCGCGCAGTGCGGCTATCGGATCAACAAGGTCGTCTACCGAGGCTACGGCGCCGCCGAACGCCTCCAGCAGATGCACGACCAGGCCATCGAGGCCCGCACCCGCCTCCAGCTCGACCGTGCCACCGAGCAACAGGCCCAGGACCTCGAAAACTTCAAGCTCGACAGCCAGCTCGCCCGCGCCGGCAAGCGCCGCACCGAGCAGGCCGCCGAGGTCTCCCACGAGCTTGAACTCGACGCCCAGCGCCTTGATGCCGCGCTGAAGGCCGAAGACGCCCGCCGCGCCGCGCTCCGCGAGGCCGCCCGCCTCGACGCCGACCAGACCCGCGCCGCCCTCGCCCTCGACGACGCCCACCGCCGCGACCACCTCGCCTCCCTCCGCGACCTCGGCGTCGATCTCACCGCCTTCCTGACGCAGAGCCGCGCCGATCGTGTCATCGAGCTCCGCTCCCCCCTCGGCGGCCACGGCGCGACCCACGTCCACCTTGATTCTTCAGCCTCCTCTCCCTCCCGTTCGCTCGGCGAATCTTCATAA
- a CDS encoding DUF4058 family protein, whose translation MAMIFPGMDPYLEHPGLWPGIHNEFIVYLRDQIQPALGPRYLAATETRVFIEGGDRVIVPDAFVRRTSTSAPRVTQGSVAVAEDDAPVIVRADPIEISESYLTILDRTAGQKIVTVIELLSPSNKRGGAGRKAYQRKQREVLRSDTHLIEIDLLRTGRHTVAVPKGLAQPRGPYDYLICVNRAKRPRDEFELYPRSLRRPLPTISVPLAKGDPDLRVPLQPVLDHTYNAGSYRERIAYDRPCVPPLSDDDQAWADALIRANPAEAPQPEA comes from the coding sequence ATGGCCATGATCTTCCCCGGCATGGACCCGTATCTGGAACACCCGGGCCTCTGGCCGGGCATTCACAACGAGTTCATCGTTTATCTCCGAGACCAGATCCAACCCGCTCTCGGTCCTCGATACCTCGCAGCGACCGAAACGCGCGTCTTTATCGAAGGAGGAGACCGTGTCATCGTCCCCGATGCCTTCGTTCGGCGCACCAGCACATCCGCTCCAAGGGTGACTCAAGGATCTGTCGCGGTGGCCGAGGACGACGCCCCGGTCATTGTTCGAGCCGATCCCATCGAGATTTCTGAATCGTATCTGACAATTCTTGATCGAACCGCCGGACAGAAGATCGTGACGGTGATCGAACTGCTCAGTCCCTCGAACAAGCGAGGAGGAGCAGGCCGAAAGGCATATCAACGCAAGCAGCGCGAGGTTCTGCGAAGCGATACGCACCTGATCGAAATCGACCTGCTCCGCACCGGCCGGCACACGGTCGCGGTCCCCAAAGGTCTCGCCCAGCCCCGGGGCCCTTACGATTACCTCATCTGCGTCAACCGGGCCAAACGCCCCCGAGACGAGTTCGAGCTGTACCCCCGATCGCTCCGCCGCCCCTTGCCGACCATCTCCGTTCCCCTCGCCAAGGGCGATCCCGACCTCCGCGTTCCGCTCCAGCCGGTCCTCGACCATACCTACAACGCCGGATCGTACCGCGAACGCATTGCCTACGATCGCCCGTGCGTCCCTCCCCTCTCAGACGACGATCAGGCATGGGCCGATGCCTTGATACGAGCCAACCCCGCCGAGGCTCCCCAACCGGAGGCTTGA
- a CDS encoding Gfo/Idh/MocA family protein, which produces MRNGSKSNRRIFLMNSAAAAGAASTVSLTNVAHAAGSDTIRVGVVGCGGRGTGAAEQTLTADEGCRLVAMAELFDDRLESSLQTLKTSRVGDRVDVTDDSKFVGFDAYKQVIDSSDVVLLTTTPHFRPIHAAYAVEKNKHVFVEKPMAVDGPGLRMYLQAVRDAAEKGLSMVHGFCWRYHYPRRATMEQVFNGAIGDIRSIETTYNSQGVWDPRKTREECGSDMEYQQRNWYYYTWLSGDHIVEQAVHGIDTMNWAMRNVQPERVWAVGGRQVRTAERYGNIYDHFSVVYEYPENVRGYHHCRHWPNTANQVKDYILGSTGTCDVFGNRIEGETRWRYRGESNNMYQTEHDEMYEALRAGRPINNGEEAATSTLLAIMGRMAAYTGRVITPDEALNSKERLGPESYEWGDAPNYPIPIPGVTDIA; this is translated from the coding sequence ATGCGTAACGGCAGCAAGTCCAACCGCCGAATCTTCCTGATGAACTCGGCCGCCGCCGCAGGAGCGGCGTCGACGGTCAGCCTGACGAACGTGGCCCACGCCGCGGGTAGCGATACGATCCGGGTCGGCGTCGTCGGCTGCGGCGGCCGAGGCACCGGGGCCGCCGAGCAGACCTTGACGGCCGACGAAGGCTGCCGGCTGGTCGCCATGGCCGAGCTGTTCGACGATCGTCTGGAATCAAGCCTGCAGACATTGAAGACCTCTCGCGTGGGTGACCGCGTGGACGTGACCGACGACTCGAAGTTCGTCGGCTTCGATGCCTACAAGCAGGTGATCGATTCGTCGGATGTCGTGCTGCTGACCACCACGCCGCACTTCCGGCCGATCCACGCGGCTTACGCCGTCGAGAAGAACAAGCACGTCTTCGTCGAGAAGCCGATGGCCGTCGACGGCCCGGGGCTACGGATGTACCTGCAGGCCGTGCGAGATGCCGCCGAAAAGGGCCTGTCGATGGTCCACGGCTTCTGCTGGCGCTATCACTACCCCCGACGCGCCACCATGGAGCAGGTCTTCAACGGCGCGATCGGCGACATCCGGTCGATCGAAACCACCTACAACAGCCAGGGGGTCTGGGACCCGCGCAAGACCCGCGAGGAATGCGGCAGCGACATGGAGTACCAGCAGCGCAACTGGTACTACTACACCTGGCTCTCGGGCGATCACATTGTCGAACAGGCCGTGCACGGCATCGACACCATGAACTGGGCCATGCGCAACGTGCAGCCCGAGCGCGTTTGGGCGGTCGGCGGCCGGCAGGTTCGGACCGCTGAACGGTATGGGAATATCTACGACCACTTCTCGGTCGTCTACGAATACCCCGAGAACGTCCGCGGCTACCACCACTGCCGGCACTGGCCGAATACGGCGAACCAGGTGAAGGACTACATCCTCGGCTCGACCGGCACCTGCGACGTTTTCGGCAACCGGATCGAAGGCGAGACCCGCTGGCGATACCGGGGTGAAAGCAACAACATGTACCAGACCGAGCACGACGAGATGTACGAGGCCCTTCGTGCCGGTCGGCCGATCAACAACGGCGAGGAAGCCGCCACCTCGACCTTGCTGGCGATCATGGGCCGCATGGCCGCCTACACGGGCCGGGTCATCACCCCGGACGAGGCCTTGAACAGCAAGGAACGCCTCGGCCCCGAGTCGTACGAGTGGGGCGACGCGCCGAACTACCCGATCCCGATTCCCGGGGTGACCGACATCGCCTGA
- a CDS encoding FAD-dependent oxidoreductase, with amino-acid sequence MSTSSRTIVIVGGVAGGASAAARARRIDEHAQIILFEKDEHVSFANCGLPYYIGGEIVERKKLLVAPREMLAARFNLDVRTRQEVLRIDREAKTVTVRDLTSGREYQQSYDALILAPGAAPLVPPIDGATAPGVFTLRNLEDTDRIKAAVDASGEKRAVVVGAGYIGLEMVEQLVHRGFQVALAELQPQILPLFDPEMVQPIEQDLRNRGVALHLGDGIEAILTGPDGKARGIRLKSGTELEAGVVILGIGVRPLLDLARGAGIEVGPGGGIGTDEFMRTNDPSIYAVGDAAEYRYGPTGSPMRIALAGPANRSGRIAGEHAASGKSRPMDAVFGTAIVRVFDRVAAMTGLTMTLARRLNRSARSVVVVANNHAGYYPGAEPITLKLVYDPETGRVLGAQGMGGEGVDKRIDVIATAMHFGGTVADLAGLDLAYAPPFGAAKDPVHMAAFAACNQMDGLTDFIEPDADLSDVPQFVDVRTTQEVAEAPFPGVDGIINIPLDELRHRVGELDPSVETVVSCRTGVRSHVALRMLRQLGFEQVKAVSGGVMIRRRAWRDQG; translated from the coding sequence ATGAGTACTTCAAGTCGGACGATCGTGATTGTCGGTGGCGTGGCCGGTGGTGCTTCGGCGGCGGCCAGGGCCAGGCGGATCGACGAGCATGCTCAGATCATCCTGTTCGAAAAGGATGAACACGTTTCGTTTGCCAACTGCGGGTTGCCCTACTACATCGGTGGCGAGATTGTCGAGCGGAAGAAGCTGCTGGTCGCTCCCCGAGAGATGCTCGCCGCGCGGTTCAATCTCGACGTGAGAACCCGGCAAGAGGTTCTTCGCATCGACCGCGAGGCGAAGACGGTCACGGTACGCGACTTGACCTCAGGACGCGAGTATCAGCAATCGTATGATGCGCTGATCCTTGCTCCCGGCGCGGCTCCGCTGGTGCCGCCGATCGACGGGGCGACCGCGCCGGGGGTGTTCACCCTGCGGAACCTGGAAGACACCGACCGGATCAAGGCGGCGGTCGATGCCTCGGGAGAGAAGCGGGCCGTGGTGGTGGGGGCCGGGTACATCGGCCTGGAGATGGTCGAGCAACTGGTGCATCGCGGGTTTCAGGTCGCCCTGGCGGAGCTGCAACCGCAAATCTTGCCCTTGTTCGATCCGGAGATGGTGCAACCGATCGAGCAGGACCTGCGCAATCGAGGGGTCGCGCTGCACCTGGGAGACGGGATCGAGGCCATTCTCACCGGCCCGGACGGCAAGGCCCGAGGCATCCGGCTCAAGAGCGGTACGGAGCTGGAAGCCGGGGTGGTGATCCTCGGTATCGGTGTCCGTCCGCTGCTGGATCTGGCTCGGGGAGCGGGGATCGAGGTCGGCCCTGGTGGGGGGATTGGCACGGATGAGTTTATGCGAACGAATGATCCGTCCATCTATGCGGTTGGCGATGCCGCCGAGTACCGCTATGGGCCGACCGGCTCGCCGATGCGGATTGCCCTGGCCGGCCCGGCGAATCGTTCGGGACGGATCGCGGGAGAACATGCCGCGTCGGGCAAGAGCCGGCCGATGGACGCGGTCTTCGGCACGGCGATTGTTCGCGTCTTCGATCGAGTCGCCGCGATGACCGGCCTGACGATGACACTCGCCCGACGGCTGAACCGATCGGCCCGGAGCGTGGTTGTCGTGGCGAACAATCATGCCGGGTATTATCCCGGAGCCGAGCCGATCACCTTGAAACTGGTGTATGATCCGGAGACGGGCCGGGTCCTCGGAGCGCAGGGGATGGGCGGCGAGGGGGTGGACAAGCGGATCGACGTGATCGCCACGGCCATGCACTTCGGCGGCACGGTGGCCGATCTGGCGGGGCTCGACCTGGCCTATGCCCCTCCCTTCGGCGCGGCCAAGGACCCGGTGCACATGGCCGCCTTTGCCGCCTGCAATCAGATGGACGGCCTGACCGACTTCATCGAGCCCGACGCCGATCTGTCCGACGTGCCTCAATTTGTCGATGTCCGAACGACTCAGGAAGTGGCGGAAGCCCCTTTCCCGGGGGTCGATGGCATCATCAACATTCCGCTCGATGAGCTGCGCCATCGGGTCGGAGAGCTGGACCCTTCGGTCGAGACGGTCGTCTCGTGCCGAACGGGAGTGCGGTCGCACGTGGCCTTGCGGATGCTCCGGCAGCTGGGCTTCGAGCAGGTCAAGGCGGTCTCGGGAGGGGTGATGATCCGGCGTCGCGCCTGGCGCGATCAGGGCTGA
- a CDS encoding PAS domain-containing protein: protein MTLPLEQQSRPSAWTLGPERNDPSSQLPGLSWTTGPNGLVETVGGRWHDWTGQPPAEALGLGWIDGLHPDDAPRIQSHWQAAIASETPFSARFRVGPGRDGHIRPVIARAEPVLNEDGRPIAWNGLAMLDPDPTEPPTPEPWRSAAATPTDDDARAEDFAIFWIASVKERRLTSVSPSSERLLGRSVAELTGQARSWLDLAHPDDRSRVADGYARRASGPPETLVYRLLRSDGSSLLVRDRVLTALTRSMGDPDRVFGVLEAVESDQGASTDRPQEVSKTTSTPTQATNEPSNLAELIDRLGDLCLIVDQNGRCVSINAPAEALLGQPCETLRGQPLVTLIPELADAPAEAALRRAQDDRQSVRFEVASARSDRWLEVRAAPVAQGLGLIVRDVTEAQARLLELQEIEELYQLSSEAVDGLIYDWRVETGHVQRSSGLLTLLGIAPGEAEPTNLWWRNRIHPDDRPQVLADLEQLKADPRRRHYSLEYRVQHRDGHYLDVWDKGVCLRDDQGRLARVVGSTIDISDRRRSEQALREADRMKTEFLAVLAHELRNPLCPILAAAQALNTDLTNPNRNLSAIIERQARHMARLIEDLLDISRISHGKVLVRPEPLNLVELVSQTLDTVEGPFREQRLELRVDLPETPLPIEADPTRLAQCVSNLLHNASKFTEPGGSVTVRVGSDDTSAFVEVADTGIGIAPDVLPTLFLAYWQADTSRKQSQGGLGLGLALVKNLMELQGGRVEAASAGEGQGSTFRLVLPLRHAADPGPEESSAMAATTPNPSSTSLPPGLRLLVVDDRRDMAHLLSRLLGNQGHHVSVANDAEQALEIARRERPEVILSDIGLPGSIDGYGLARALRADPTTSSALLIAMTGYARADDRDRALQSGFDDHLTKPLDFGTLCERLGKLAPGPRPSKARA from the coding sequence AACGGAACGATCCCTCAAGCCAGCTCCCCGGCCTCTCCTGGACCACCGGACCCAATGGCCTGGTGGAAACCGTCGGGGGACGGTGGCACGACTGGACCGGGCAGCCCCCGGCCGAAGCTCTGGGCCTCGGGTGGATCGACGGCCTTCATCCCGACGACGCGCCTCGGATTCAGTCGCACTGGCAGGCGGCGATCGCTTCGGAAACACCCTTTTCAGCGCGCTTTCGGGTCGGCCCGGGACGCGACGGCCACATCCGCCCCGTCATCGCCCGCGCCGAGCCGGTTTTGAACGAAGACGGACGCCCGATCGCCTGGAACGGTCTGGCCATGCTCGACCCCGATCCGACCGAGCCTCCCACACCCGAGCCCTGGCGCTCCGCCGCCGCCACCCCGACAGACGACGACGCTCGCGCCGAGGATTTCGCGATCTTCTGGATCGCGTCGGTCAAGGAACGTCGGCTGACCTCGGTCAGTCCTTCGAGCGAGCGATTGCTCGGCCGGTCGGTCGCCGAGCTGACCGGCCAGGCCCGCTCCTGGCTCGATCTGGCCCACCCCGACGACCGCTCCCGAGTGGCCGACGGCTACGCCAGACGAGCCTCGGGCCCCCCCGAGACCCTCGTCTACCGCCTGCTCCGTTCCGATGGCTCATCCCTGCTCGTCCGCGACCGCGTCTTGACGGCCCTGACCCGGTCGATGGGCGATCCGGACCGGGTCTTCGGGGTTCTCGAAGCCGTGGAATCGGACCAGGGGGCCTCGACCGATCGGCCCCAGGAAGTTTCGAAGACCACCTCCACCCCGACCCAAGCGACCAATGAGCCTTCAAATCTGGCGGAGCTGATCGACAGGCTGGGTGATCTGTGCCTGATCGTCGATCAAAACGGCCGGTGCGTGTCGATCAATGCTCCGGCCGAGGCCCTGCTGGGGCAGCCTTGCGAAACACTGCGCGGCCAGCCGCTCGTCACCCTTATTCCCGAGCTGGCCGACGCCCCGGCCGAGGCCGCGCTCCGCCGGGCCCAGGACGATCGCCAGTCGGTGCGGTTCGAGGTCGCCTCGGCTCGGTCTGATCGCTGGCTCGAAGTGCGAGCCGCTCCCGTCGCTCAGGGGCTGGGCCTGATCGTCCGAGACGTGACCGAAGCCCAGGCTCGCCTGCTCGAACTGCAAGAGATCGAGGAACTGTATCAGCTTTCCTCCGAAGCGGTTGACGGCCTGATTTACGACTGGCGGGTCGAGACCGGTCACGTCCAACGCTCGTCGGGCCTGCTCACCTTGCTCGGAATCGCTCCCGGCGAGGCCGAACCGACGAACCTCTGGTGGCGCAATCGAATCCATCCCGACGACCGCCCCCAGGTTCTCGCCGACCTGGAGCAGCTCAAGGCCGATCCTCGGCGTCGGCACTACAGCCTTGAGTATCGCGTCCAACACCGAGACGGCCATTATCTTGACGTCTGGGACAAGGGCGTCTGCCTTCGAGACGATCAAGGGCGACTGGCCCGGGTTGTCGGCTCGACCATCGACATCTCCGATCGTCGACGATCCGAGCAGGCGCTGCGCGAGGCCGATCGGATGAAGACCGAGTTCCTTGCCGTACTTGCCCACGAGCTTCGAAACCCACTCTGCCCGATTCTCGCCGCGGCTCAGGCGTTGAACACCGACCTGACCAACCCCAACCGGAATCTCTCGGCGATCATCGAGCGGCAGGCCCGCCACATGGCTCGCCTGATCGAAGACTTGCTCGACATCTCTCGGATCAGCCACGGGAAGGTCCTCGTGCGTCCCGAGCCGCTGAACCTCGTCGAGCTGGTTTCGCAAACCCTCGACACCGTCGAGGGGCCGTTCCGCGAGCAACGCCTGGAGCTTCGGGTCGATCTGCCCGAAACACCCCTGCCGATCGAGGCCGATCCGACCCGGCTGGCCCAGTGCGTCAGCAACCTGCTGCACAACGCCTCGAAGTTTACCGAGCCCGGCGGCTCGGTGACGGTGCGGGTCGGCAGCGACGACACCTCGGCGTTCGTCGAGGTGGCGGATACCGGCATCGGCATCGCGCCAGACGTGCTTCCCACCCTCTTTCTCGCCTACTGGCAGGCCGACACCAGTCGGAAACAGAGCCAGGGGGGACTCGGGCTGGGGCTCGCCCTGGTCAAAAACCTGATGGAATTGCAAGGCGGTCGGGTCGAGGCCGCCAGCGCCGGCGAAGGGCAAGGCAGCACGTTTCGGCTTGTCTTGCCGCTCCGGCACGCGGCGGACCCTGGACCCGAGGAGTCTTCAGCAATGGCGGCCACCACTCCCAATCCTTCCTCGACCTCCTTGCCTCCGGGGCTCCGTCTGCTGGTGGTCGATGACCGGCGAGACATGGCTCACTTGCTCAGCCGGCTGCTCGGCAACCAGGGGCATCACGTCTCGGTGGCCAACGATGCCGAGCAGGCCCTGGAGATCGCTCGCCGAGAACGGCCCGAGGTGATTCTCTCCGACATCGGCCTGCCCGGCTCGATCGACGGCTACGGCCTGGCCAGGGCCCTGCGAGCCGACCCGACCACCTCCTCGGCCCTCCTGATCGCCATGACCGGCTACGCTCGTGCCGACGACCGAGACCGCGCCCTCCAATCCGGCTTCGACGATCACCTGACCAAGCCCCTCGATTTCGGCACCCTCTGTGAACGTCTCGGAAAACTCGCTCCCGGCCCCCGACCGTCGAAGGCCAGGGCCTGA